One Moorella sp. E308F DNA segment encodes these proteins:
- a CDS encoding conjugal transfer protein encodes MAVEWATWNGSPDDYNRRLGAFFKNAGSFTLPDGIQEVVSASVVSVTGREPQYRVQVLLHLRRLVPVTPAEAQAAAPVNVPVTQEDLLRWKQGGTLDQQKAIPVWRDYLLKVEVPVQVKENQAQAVGLPVVIANNQGEGVIKEPGYNESASQPFITFINQFLNLYYTGGSLANFLAPGASVTAVGGWKLESVDEVLVDNSTNPTRACVWATISATGAGRLTQRIFLKIKMERGSYLVEDLSAQPQ; translated from the coding sequence CTGGCCGTAGAATGGGCCACCTGGAACGGCAGTCCTGATGATTACAACCGCCGCCTAGGAGCCTTCTTTAAAAACGCCGGCAGCTTCACCCTCCCTGACGGCATCCAGGAAGTGGTATCAGCCTCAGTCGTATCGGTAACCGGCCGAGAACCGCAGTACCGGGTGCAGGTCCTGCTGCACCTGCGCCGGCTGGTGCCGGTCACTCCGGCCGAAGCCCAGGCCGCTGCCCCGGTAAACGTCCCTGTAACCCAGGAAGACCTCTTGCGCTGGAAGCAGGGTGGGACGTTGGACCAGCAGAAGGCGATCCCGGTATGGAGGGATTATCTGCTCAAGGTAGAAGTGCCGGTGCAGGTAAAAGAAAACCAGGCCCAAGCCGTTGGCCTTCCAGTGGTTATCGCCAACAATCAGGGGGAAGGGGTGATTAAAGAACCTGGGTATAACGAAAGCGCCTCCCAACCATTTATAACCTTCATCAACCAGTTCCTAAACCTCTATTATACCGGAGGGTCCCTGGCAAACTTCCTGGCGCCGGGCGCCTCGGTAACCGCCGTTGGCGGCTGGAAGCTGGAGAGTGTCGATGAAGTGCTTGTAGACAACAGCACTAATCCCACCAGGGCCTGCGTCTGGGCAACGATATCCGCGACCGGAGCTGGGCGCCTGACGCAAAGAATTTTTCTCAAAATCAAAATGGAAAGGGGGAGTTATCTGGTAGAGGACCTAAGCGCCCAGCCGCAGTGA
- a CDS encoding DUF72 domain-containing protein encodes MAAKKVATSIYIGTSGYSYRDWVGYFYPPGLAAKDMLPYYAREFNFTEVNSSFYALPRPQNLEQMARRVPQGFIFAVKAYRTLTHERGVSLASDSRQLRQALQPLVDRGQLGAVLLQFPFSFRNNQANREHLTRLKELLPDLPLVVEFRHNSWVNDAVWDFLQRHELAYTCVDEPALPGLVGPVVRCTAAVAYVRFHGRNAEKWWRHKEAYERYDYLYKEAELKEWLPGIAYLAGRARQVFVAFNNHYHSQAVTNARMLKELLAGV; translated from the coding sequence ATGGCGGCAAAAAAAGTAGCTACATCCATATACATCGGCACCTCCGGCTACAGCTACCGCGACTGGGTGGGCTATTTTTACCCGCCAGGGCTGGCGGCGAAAGATATGCTGCCTTATTACGCCCGGGAATTTAACTTTACCGAGGTCAATTCCTCCTTTTATGCCCTGCCGCGGCCCCAGAACCTGGAGCAGATGGCCCGCAGGGTGCCGCAGGGGTTCATCTTTGCCGTCAAGGCCTACCGTACCCTGACCCATGAACGGGGCGTCAGCCTGGCCAGCGACAGCCGGCAGTTGCGCCAGGCTCTCCAGCCCCTGGTGGACCGGGGCCAGCTGGGGGCCGTCCTGCTCCAGTTCCCCTTTTCTTTCCGCAATAACCAGGCCAACCGCGAGCATTTAACCAGGCTGAAAGAACTTTTACCCGACCTCCCCCTGGTGGTGGAATTTCGCCACAACAGCTGGGTGAATGACGCCGTTTGGGATTTCTTACAGCGTCACGAACTAGCCTATACCTGTGTCGATGAACCGGCCTTGCCGGGATTGGTGGGGCCGGTGGTCCGCTGTACGGCGGCAGTGGCCTACGTCCGTTTTCACGGCCGCAATGCGGAAAAGTGGTGGCGGCATAAAGAGGCCTACGAGCGCTATGATTACCTTTATAAAGAAGCAGAGCTAAAAGAATGGTTACCGGGCATAGCTTACCTGGCCGGCCGGGCGCGCCAGGTCTTTGTGGCCTTTAACAACCACTACCACTCCCAGGCAGTAACCAACGCCAGGATGCTGAAGGAATTACTGGCCGGGGTTTAA
- a CDS encoding helix-turn-helix domain-containing protein has product MASIGQIIREYREKHGLSLREFAQKAGLSHAYIDKLENGFDPVTKKPVTPTLRTIELLAQAMEMTPEEIMSAAGYISYSSKKENQHDEATRLFARLSGLTPEGREKVLRELEWIEELERKRFLERKKKQNQEKN; this is encoded by the coding sequence GTGGCTTCTATAGGTCAAATTATTAGGGAATACCGAGAAAAACATGGTCTATCATTACGTGAATTTGCCCAAAAAGCTGGGCTTAGTCATGCTTACATTGATAAACTTGAAAATGGATTTGATCCTGTAACGAAAAAACCTGTCACTCCAACCTTGAGAACTATAGAGCTTTTAGCTCAAGCTATGGAAATGACACCGGAAGAAATTATGTCCGCTGCTGGTTATATTAGTTACAGTAGTAAAAAAGAAAATCAGCACGACGAAGCCACCCGCCTTTTTGCCCGCCTCAGCGGCCTGACCCCTGAAGGACGGGAGAAGGTACTGCGTGAACTGGAATGGATCGAAGAGCTTGAACGAAAAAGGTTCCTTGAAAGAAAGAAAAAGCAAAATCAGGAAAAGAATTAG
- a CDS encoding ImmA/IrrE family metallo-endopeptidase has translation MSIAEAKARLLIKTHQPQYPLNIKEFVKLLGLDKPVEFHKCHELPDEVSALVIDKEWYENIHILTNANHPVTRQRFASVHELGHIYLGHKGGLHFYSPGNIYGEDPIEHCEADIFATESLMPIFHVFELAGRISSPLSLLKAMETTFKVSLEAAARRVIELEIYKKAACILLRDGQPAFSYTTNDFYYTWEMLADFLGEIFTLMRPSQRKVWVYNELAVHTSRMQKGYMLVVLVGGRADLNMKVAEVL, from the coding sequence ATGAGCATAGCCGAAGCCAAAGCCAGGCTGCTGATCAAAACCCACCAGCCTCAGTATCCGCTGAACATAAAAGAATTTGTCAAACTGCTCGGCCTGGACAAGCCCGTTGAATTTCATAAATGCCATGAATTACCTGACGAGGTAAGCGCCCTGGTAATTGATAAAGAGTGGTATGAAAATATACATATTCTTACCAACGCCAACCACCCCGTAACCCGGCAACGTTTTGCGAGTGTCCATGAACTGGGTCATATTTACCTGGGCCATAAAGGCGGGTTGCATTTTTACTCCCCGGGGAACATATACGGCGAAGATCCTATCGAGCATTGCGAAGCCGATATATTCGCCACGGAATCATTAATGCCCATTTTCCACGTTTTTGAGCTAGCTGGCCGGATAAGTTCGCCCTTAAGCCTGCTAAAAGCCATGGAAACTACCTTCAAAGTGAGCCTGGAGGCAGCCGCCCGGCGGGTAATCGAACTGGAGATCTATAAAAAGGCGGCCTGCATCCTACTTCGTGATGGACAACCTGCCTTCAGCTACACAACCAACGATTTCTATTACACCTGGGAAATGCTTGCCGATTTTTTGGGAGAAATTTTTACCCTTATGAGGCCTAGCCAACGTAAGGTCTGGGTATATAACGAGCTTGCCGTACATACCAGCAGGATGCAAAAAGGATATATGCTGGTGGTACTGGTGGGTGGCAGGGCGGATTTGAATATGAAGGTGGCGGAGGTTTTATGA
- a CDS encoding MBL fold metallo-hydrolase — MELVKIHGHTYYIPGATNAGVYSTKSGYCLLIDSGINNTIAHKIKDALAASGLKPKYLLTTHGHADHCGAHRLLKEFYPGLKILASTGEKIFMEDNLLGVKTLYGAQPLAEIKIPLLVARPVEVDGTIAPGPLKLLDQRLQAIATPGHTAGHLAFLTPDGVLFSGDAVFHPAILAKYPLPYLQDIKAQLTTLECLTDLEIKYLLPAHSPEVITDPAPVLAENRRQIHACLDMITELLARPLTREDLLAELAVQVNISMDIPQYFLNLTSVSAFLSYLKDQDRVACTLEKGRLYFYIL, encoded by the coding sequence GTGGAACTGGTAAAAATTCATGGCCATACCTACTATATCCCCGGCGCCACCAATGCAGGCGTGTATAGTACTAAAAGCGGTTACTGCCTGTTGATAGATTCGGGAATCAACAATACCATTGCCCATAAAATCAAGGACGCTCTGGCGGCCAGCGGCCTCAAACCCAAATACCTCCTGACCACCCACGGCCACGCCGATCACTGTGGCGCCCACCGGCTGTTAAAGGAATTTTATCCCGGCCTGAAAATCCTGGCTTCCACCGGGGAAAAAATATTTATGGAAGATAACCTGCTGGGAGTAAAAACCCTGTACGGTGCTCAGCCTTTGGCGGAAATTAAAATCCCCCTTTTAGTCGCCCGGCCGGTGGAGGTCGACGGTACCATTGCTCCCGGCCCTTTGAAGCTCCTGGACCAGCGCCTCCAGGCCATCGCCACCCCGGGTCATACCGCCGGCCACCTGGCTTTCCTGACCCCCGATGGTGTCCTTTTTAGCGGCGATGCTGTCTTTCATCCGGCCATCCTGGCCAAATATCCTTTACCCTACCTGCAGGACATCAAGGCCCAGCTGACCACCCTGGAGTGTCTCACCGACCTGGAGATTAAGTATTTACTGCCGGCCCACAGCCCGGAGGTTATTACCGACCCGGCCCCCGTCCTGGCGGAAAACCGCCGGCAAATTCATGCCTGCCTGGACATGATTACCGAACTCCTGGCCCGGCCCCTGACCCGGGAAGACCTGCTGGCAGAGCTGGCCGTCCAGGTGAATATCTCTATGGACATTCCCCAGTACTTCCTCAACCTGACCAGCGTGTCGGCATTTTTAAGCTATCTGAAGGACCAGGACCGTGTTGCCTGCACCCTGGAAAAGGGGAGGCTTTACTTTTACATCCTTTAA
- the rnr gene encoding ribonuclease R, protein MDKEELLSLMRTRSYRPMTAAELMAALGAKDEEAFRELLHSLEQEGYIVRTRKDKYGLPEKMGLVSGLLQASTKGYAFVVPREKEQADVYISALNLNGAMHGDLVLARILPGTTGRRREGEIIRVLQRANKRVVGTFTAAGRLSFVVPDDARLNQDILIPPGNSQGAREKDKVVVEITRWPEARRNPEGRVVEILGQAGQPGVDVLSIIKKYDLEPEFPPEVLREADGLSKNFGPRELAGRRDLREWRLVTIDGADARDLDDAVSVELLPDGNYLLGVHIADVSFYVREGSALDREAFNRGTSVYFVDRVIPMLPPRLSNDICSLNAGEDRLAVTALMTITPRGTVKSYELFPSIIRVRERMTYDAVRRILQDGDPELLERYRELVPDFRLMARLAAILRQRREKRGAIDFDFPEAKVELDDQGLPVAVIPRRRSVAEGIIEEFMIAANEVVARHLYELAVPAVYRVHEEPATDKMEELNKFLAFFGLQIRPGREGRVKPRAFQEILLNVKGRPEERVISTVMLRSMMHARYAGQCLGHFGLASPYYCHFTSPIRRYPDLVVHRILRETWSPAGLTADRMAKLDAFVALAAARASEREKVAEEAEREALDMKKVQYMERHVGATFPGVISGVVPYGFFVELENTVEGLVHVSTLTDDYYHYQEDQLALVGEHTGRVFRIGQPVEVVVARANVEARQVDFELVKPEAAVETGRGPVAAIKGRRKDKTRRKETVPVGSKTGSKIIGQKRRKRNKASRGRL, encoded by the coding sequence ATGGACAAAGAAGAATTATTGTCCCTCATGCGTACCCGTTCCTACCGGCCTATGACGGCGGCGGAGCTCATGGCCGCCCTGGGAGCAAAGGATGAGGAAGCCTTCCGGGAATTGCTCCATTCCCTGGAACAGGAGGGTTATATTGTCCGCACCCGCAAGGATAAATACGGCCTGCCGGAAAAGATGGGCCTGGTCAGCGGCCTCCTCCAGGCTTCAACCAAAGGTTATGCCTTTGTCGTGCCCCGGGAAAAAGAGCAGGCCGATGTTTATATTAGCGCCCTTAATCTCAACGGGGCCATGCACGGGGATCTCGTTCTGGCCAGGATTTTACCCGGTACTACGGGGCGCAGGCGGGAGGGAGAAATCATCCGCGTCCTGCAGCGGGCCAACAAGCGAGTAGTGGGAACCTTTACGGCTGCCGGTCGTTTGAGTTTTGTAGTGCCCGATGATGCCCGGTTAAACCAGGATATCCTTATTCCTCCCGGTAATTCTCAGGGTGCCAGGGAAAAGGATAAAGTCGTCGTGGAAATTACCCGCTGGCCGGAGGCCCGGCGCAATCCCGAGGGCCGGGTGGTGGAAATCCTGGGCCAGGCGGGCCAGCCGGGAGTGGACGTTTTAAGCATTATCAAAAAGTACGACCTGGAGCCTGAATTTCCTCCTGAGGTTTTACGCGAAGCCGACGGTTTAAGCAAGAATTTTGGCCCCCGGGAGCTGGCCGGGCGCCGTGACCTGCGGGAATGGCGCCTGGTAACCATTGACGGTGCTGACGCCCGCGACCTTGATGACGCCGTGTCCGTGGAGCTTTTACCCGATGGTAATTACCTCCTGGGAGTACATATTGCCGACGTCAGCTTTTACGTCCGGGAAGGCAGTGCCCTGGACCGGGAGGCCTTCAACCGGGGGACGAGCGTCTACTTTGTGGACCGGGTTATCCCCATGCTGCCGCCCCGGTTATCCAATGACATCTGTTCGTTAAATGCCGGGGAAGACCGCCTGGCCGTGACGGCCCTGATGACTATCACGCCGCGGGGTACAGTAAAAAGTTACGAGCTTTTCCCTTCAATTATCCGCGTGCGCGAGCGCATGACCTACGACGCTGTCCGGCGCATCCTACAAGACGGCGATCCGGAACTCCTGGAGCGTTACCGGGAACTGGTGCCGGATTTCCGGCTCATGGCCAGGCTGGCGGCAATTTTGCGGCAGCGGCGGGAGAAACGGGGGGCTATTGATTTTGATTTCCCGGAGGCCAAAGTGGAACTTGACGACCAGGGCCTGCCGGTGGCCGTTATCCCGCGTCGGCGTTCGGTAGCCGAAGGGATTATTGAAGAATTTATGATTGCCGCCAATGAAGTGGTGGCCCGGCACCTGTACGAGCTGGCCGTTCCTGCCGTTTACCGGGTCCACGAGGAACCGGCAACGGATAAGATGGAAGAACTGAATAAGTTTCTGGCCTTCTTCGGGCTGCAGATCAGGCCCGGGCGGGAGGGGCGCGTTAAACCCCGGGCTTTCCAGGAAATCCTCCTTAACGTCAAAGGGCGGCCGGAGGAGCGAGTCATCAGTACCGTAATGCTGCGTTCCATGATGCACGCCCGTTACGCCGGCCAGTGCCTGGGACACTTTGGTTTGGCCTCGCCTTACTACTGCCATTTTACCTCGCCCATCCGCCGCTACCCGGATCTGGTTGTGCACCGCATTTTGCGGGAGACCTGGTCCCCGGCAGGTTTAACGGCGGACCGCATGGCGAAACTCGACGCCTTTGTGGCCCTGGCTGCGGCCCGGGCTTCGGAAAGGGAAAAGGTGGCTGAGGAAGCCGAGCGGGAAGCCCTGGATATGAAGAAGGTCCAGTATATGGAACGCCATGTGGGAGCCACTTTCCCCGGAGTTATCAGCGGTGTGGTACCTTATGGCTTCTTTGTGGAATTGGAAAATACCGTCGAAGGCCTGGTCCATGTATCTACCCTGACTGACGATTATTACCATTATCAGGAAGACCAGCTGGCCCTGGTAGGCGAGCACACCGGCAGGGTATTCCGCATCGGCCAGCCGGTGGAAGTGGTGGTGGCCAGGGCCAACGTTGAGGCCAGGCAGGTGGATTTTGAGCTGGTCAAACCGGAAGCTGCGGTAGAGACCGGGCGCGGGCCGGTAGCCGCAATAAAAGGCCGGCGGAAGGATAAAACGCGAAGAAAGGAAACTGTCCCGGTCGGGAGCAAAACCGGGAGTAAAATTATCGGCCAGAAACGGCGTAAACGGAATAAAGCCTCCCGGGGCCGTTTATAA
- the smpB gene encoding SsrA-binding protein SmpB → MGRQVKIVTDNRRARHDYFILETYEAGIALTGTEVKSLRSGKANIKDSYARVENGELILHDMHISPYEQGNRFNHEPRRPRRLLMHRYEIQRLYGKIREKGLTLIPLKVYFNERGRAKVELALAKGKRLYDKREAIAARDAQREIAKAFRERQKF, encoded by the coding sequence ATGGGCCGCCAGGTAAAAATTGTGACGGACAACCGTCGCGCCCGTCACGATTATTTTATCTTAGAGACCTATGAAGCCGGTATTGCCCTTACCGGTACGGAGGTTAAATCTCTGCGTAGCGGCAAGGCCAATATCAAAGATAGCTACGCCCGTGTCGAAAATGGCGAACTGATTCTCCATGATATGCACATTAGCCCCTATGAACAGGGGAACCGCTTTAACCACGAACCGCGCCGGCCGCGGCGCCTGCTCATGCACCGTTACGAGATTCAGCGCCTGTACGGCAAGATCAGGGAAAAGGGCTTGACCCTGATACCGTTAAAGGTGTATTTTAATGAACGCGGCCGGGCCAAGGTTGAGCTGGCCCTGGCCAAAGGTAAGCGCCTCTACGATAAAAGGGAAGCTATCGCCGCCCGCGATGCCCAGCGGGAAATCGCTAAAGCCTTCCGCGAACGGCAGAAGTTTTAA
- the corA gene encoding magnesium/cobalt transporter CorA, whose amino-acid sequence MQRLLIFHPQQGLRKNLPPGFQPRQSEEFTWLDLVQPAPAELDLLTDLFHFHPLAVEDCRHPHYRPGIAQYDEYAFLTLRCVKAGQRSLTTALNVFLGPRYIVTVHQEELEFVTKLWRQYRQDPQLFQKGTDFILYSLLEPLTETFFTFFDRTEGKIEYLEEEVFRRPTRQILNQVFTLRRQAIKLRKILGAQRDILNLLAYPEFKLVKPENRVFFLDIYNEMLRLIDQVETFHDLASSTLEIYLSLTSNRLNEIMKVLTVITTIMMPLTLIAGIYGMNFRYMPELEWRYGYFTVLGVMAMLAGVMLFFFRRKGWF is encoded by the coding sequence ATGCAGCGCCTCTTAATTTTTCACCCGCAACAGGGACTGAGGAAAAATCTGCCCCCTGGTTTCCAGCCCCGGCAGAGCGAGGAGTTTACCTGGCTGGACCTGGTACAGCCGGCCCCGGCGGAACTGGACCTCTTGACGGACCTCTTCCATTTTCACCCCCTGGCCGTAGAAGATTGCCGTCACCCCCACTACCGGCCCGGAATCGCCCAGTATGATGAATATGCCTTCCTCACCCTGCGCTGCGTAAAGGCCGGCCAGCGTTCCCTGACTACGGCTCTCAATGTCTTCCTGGGGCCCAGGTATATCGTTACCGTCCACCAGGAAGAACTGGAGTTCGTAACTAAACTCTGGCGCCAGTACCGCCAGGACCCGCAGCTTTTCCAGAAAGGCACCGACTTTATCCTTTACAGCCTGCTCGAACCCCTGACAGAAACCTTTTTTACCTTTTTTGACCGCACCGAAGGCAAAATCGAATACCTGGAGGAGGAAGTCTTCCGCCGGCCCACCCGGCAGATTCTCAATCAAGTCTTTACCTTAAGGCGCCAGGCCATTAAACTGCGCAAAATTCTTGGCGCCCAGCGGGATATTTTGAACCTCCTGGCCTATCCCGAGTTCAAGCTGGTAAAACCGGAAAACCGGGTCTTTTTCCTGGATATCTACAACGAAATGCTGCGCCTCATCGACCAGGTGGAAACCTTCCATGACCTGGCCAGCTCCACCCTGGAAATCTACCTTTCCCTGACCTCCAACCGCCTCAATGAAATCATGAAGGTCCTGACGGTAATTACTACGATAATGATGCCTTTAACCCTCATCGCCGGCATCTACGGTATGAATTTCCGCTACATGCCGGAGCTGGAATGGCGCTACGGCTATTTTACCGTCCTAGGGGTCATGGCCATGCTGGCCGGGGTAATGCTCTTTTTCTTCCGGCGCAAGGGCTGGTTCTGA
- a CDS encoding conjugal transfer protein, with the protein MEKQETRLFKSYKSLFHIRFKIHNIGDRTLPRGLSLETLAMFAVLYLPLWPLGRLLYPVHPWIGAVIVDGAAAVLLSQPDPQGKFLPLFILGLAEYLARPKLTDYSGRAIARHRRQHLEWQVMEVEEC; encoded by the coding sequence ATGGAGAAACAGGAAACACGCCTTTTCAAAAGTTACAAGTCGCTATTCCATATCAGGTTCAAGATCCATAACATCGGCGACCGCACCCTGCCGCGGGGGTTATCCCTGGAAACCCTGGCCATGTTCGCGGTACTCTACCTGCCTCTCTGGCCCCTGGGCCGCCTACTATATCCGGTTCACCCCTGGATCGGGGCAGTAATCGTTGACGGGGCGGCGGCCGTGTTGTTGTCCCAGCCCGATCCCCAGGGCAAGTTCTTACCCTTGTTCATTCTGGGCTTGGCTGAATACCTCGCCCGGCCGAAGCTGACCGACTACTCTGGCCGGGCCATCGCCCGCCACCGCCGTCAGCACTTGGAGTGGCAGGTAATGGAGGTGGAAGAGTGTTAG
- a CDS encoding HDIG domain-containing metalloprotein, with protein sequence MNRQEALQLMEKHVKNKNLRKHALAVEAVMRALARHFGEDEEKWGLAGLLHDIDYESTKDDPDRHSLVGAEMLAREGLPEEVVYAVKAHNERHGLPRTDLMSKALYATDPLTGLIVAAALIRPEKKLAIVDVPFLMNRYHEKSFARGASRETIAACSELGLSLEDFMHIGLEAMKEIAGELGL encoded by the coding sequence ATGAACCGGCAGGAAGCGTTGCAACTAATGGAGAAGCACGTAAAAAATAAAAACCTGCGCAAGCACGCCCTCGCTGTGGAGGCAGTAATGCGCGCCCTGGCCCGGCACTTTGGCGAGGATGAGGAAAAATGGGGCCTGGCCGGTTTGCTCCATGATATCGACTACGAGAGCACCAAAGACGATCCCGACCGGCACAGCCTGGTGGGGGCGGAAATGCTGGCCCGGGAAGGTTTGCCTGAAGAGGTGGTTTACGCCGTTAAAGCTCATAACGAGCGCCACGGCCTGCCCAGGACGGACTTGATGAGCAAGGCCCTGTATGCTACCGACCCCCTGACGGGCTTGATTGTAGCCGCGGCCCTCATTCGCCCCGAAAAGAAACTGGCTATCGTGGACGTTCCATTTTTAATGAACCGTTACCATGAGAAATCCTTTGCCCGCGGGGCCAGCCGGGAGACTATAGCCGCCTGCAGCGAGCTTGGTCTCTCCCTGGAAGACTTCATGCATATCGGCCTGGAAGCCATGAAGGAAATTGCCGGCGAACTGGGCCTTTAG
- a CDS encoding YkuS family protein — MPRRVAVEKDLSAIGDHLAENGLEVERVEMTDLTPSRLQGYGAVVISGQTTNFMGMEDIKAKVPVIEAAGKTADEITAMVKERLQLQD; from the coding sequence ATGCCCCGGCGTGTAGCAGTGGAAAAGGATCTCAGCGCTATTGGCGATCACCTGGCAGAAAACGGACTCGAGGTCGAGCGGGTGGAAATGACCGACCTGACGCCGTCCCGCTTGCAGGGCTACGGGGCCGTCGTTATCAGCGGGCAGACAACCAACTTTATGGGCATGGAAGATATAAAAGCAAAAGTGCCGGTAATTGAAGCCGCAGGCAAGACCGCGGATGAGATTACGGCCATGGTGAAAGAACGCCTGCAGCTGCAAGATTAG
- the secG gene encoding preprotein translocase subunit SecG, translating to MTSRQRSREVKLLLHTIILIIDILVALGLIAAVLLQSGRSAGISGAIAGGAEAIFGKKKGLDTFLNKVSAVLAGLFLLLTLLLSVI from the coding sequence ATGACGTCACGGCAGCGCAGCAGGGAGGTGAAGTTGTTGCTGCATACCATTATCCTGATTATTGATATACTGGTAGCCCTGGGACTGATCGCTGCGGTCCTTTTACAATCCGGCCGCAGTGCCGGTATTTCTGGCGCCATTGCCGGCGGCGCGGAAGCCATCTTTGGCAAGAAAAAGGGTCTCGATACCTTTCTCAACAAGGTTTCAGCAGTCCTGGCCGGTTTGTTCCTGCTATTGACTCTGCTCCTCTCGGTTATTTAA
- a CDS encoding helix-turn-helix transcriptional regulator, with product MKNRIAEFRQKIGLSQTQLAKEAKITRPYLSDIERGIKSPTVDVAKRLCQVLGTNFEILFCCHDVNDSEQIKLI from the coding sequence ATGAAAAATAGAATCGCTGAATTCCGCCAGAAAATAGGGTTATCTCAAACTCAACTTGCAAAGGAAGCTAAAATTACTCGACCTTATTTATCGGATATTGAAAGAGGTATTAAGTCGCCAACAGTTGATGTAGCAAAACGTCTTTGTCAGGTGTTAGGGACTAACTTTGAAATTCTTTTTTGTTGTCATGATGTAAACGATAGTGAACAAATTAAGCTCATCTAA
- a CDS encoding ISL3 family transposase, translating to MNKNSTITLKGQENFDKILQSILGERQERKDIVLRVTLEPPALCPACNKGKLHKHGILKKNRKPQERKIRHAFLYGRWIFLSWVPVRYKCYHCHKTFTLRPPNTIPWARFTKLGVQTVVYYAQRMSFTYAARILHLTPNRVIRLLDKYIQSGLPADDTQEPIVLTLDELSFSGNDYVCVVGRLEPDKRPLTILGDDRKATIKAYLEGLKKAGVKVEAVVIDMKDSWRKLIKAIFPSARIIVDPFHVIQDANRRLNEARKIEQEAGKENIPRLPLLKAKEKLTSRQQQQLEEIKNKYPSLYELYQLKEDLRQIIKMDRVEEAEIALSRWLINAECAENVEGRVWARTIKFWRSEILNLVRYTQQGRRYTNGYIEGKNTLSKMLKRLSFGFRNRNHFIKKIFLGCCPQNLIPQLLT from the coding sequence ATGAATAAGAATAGCACGATCACCCTCAAGGGACAAGAGAATTTTGATAAAATACTCCAGTCCATTTTAGGAGAACGGCAGGAACGTAAAGATATTGTGTTAAGGGTGACGCTAGAGCCGCCAGCATTATGCCCTGCATGTAACAAAGGCAAATTACATAAGCACGGCATTTTAAAGAAGAACCGGAAGCCCCAAGAAAGGAAAATTCGTCACGCTTTTTTATACGGGAGATGGATTTTTTTATCCTGGGTTCCTGTACGGTATAAGTGTTACCATTGTCATAAGACTTTTACCCTTCGTCCTCCGAATACCATCCCCTGGGCCAGATTTACAAAACTAGGAGTGCAGACAGTAGTGTATTATGCCCAGAGGATGAGCTTTACCTATGCAGCCCGAATATTACACCTTACTCCTAATAGGGTTATAAGATTACTAGACAAGTATATCCAGTCCGGTCTTCCAGCAGATGATACTCAAGAGCCCATAGTCTTAACCTTAGATGAACTGTCCTTTAGCGGGAATGATTATGTATGCGTAGTAGGGCGCCTGGAACCGGATAAGAGGCCTTTGACGATTTTGGGTGATGACAGGAAAGCAACTATAAAGGCTTACCTGGAGGGGCTCAAAAAAGCCGGGGTTAAAGTAGAAGCAGTAGTAATTGACATGAAAGACTCCTGGCGCAAGTTAATAAAAGCAATCTTTCCTTCAGCCAGGATAATAGTAGACCCTTTCCATGTAATTCAGGATGCCAACCGTCGCTTAAATGAAGCACGCAAGATAGAGCAAGAAGCAGGCAAGGAGAATATACCTCGCCTACCCTTGCTCAAGGCTAAAGAAAAACTTACTTCCAGACAACAACAGCAGCTAGAAGAAATTAAGAATAAATACCCGTCCCTCTATGAACTATACCAGCTAAAAGAAGATTTAAGACAAATCATAAAGATGGACCGGGTTGAAGAGGCAGAAATTGCCTTAAGCCGTTGGCTTATAAATGCAGAATGCGCTGAAAATGTAGAGGGACGGGTATGGGCTCGTACTATTAAGTTCTGGAGGTCAGAAATATTAAACCTGGTTAGATACACCCAGCAAGGCCGCCGGTACACCAATGGTTATATAGAAGGCAAGAATACTTTAAGCAAAATGCTGAAACGATTAAGTTTTGGTTTTAGGAATCGTAATCATTTCATCAAGAAAATTTTCCTGGGATGTTGCCCTCAAAATTTAATCCCACAACTATTGACATAG